One segment of Leuconostoc lactis DNA contains the following:
- a CDS encoding Veg family protein produces the protein MPSSLQDIKTELDAHVGEEVTVVAQAGRKKITERSGVLRSTFPSLFIVELDEDANFERASYSYTDILTNNINITFAD, from the coding sequence ATGCCAAGTAGTTTACAAGACATCAAAACTGAGCTTGATGCCCATGTCGGAGAAGAAGTGACGGTTGTGGCTCAAGCTGGCCGTAAGAAAATCACTGAACGTAGTGGTGTATTACGGTCGACTTTTCCATCACTGTTTATCGTGGAATTAGATGAGGATGCGAATTTTGAACGTGCATCCTATAGTTATACCGACATCTTAACCAATAACATTAACATTACATTTGCCGATTAA
- the rsmA gene encoding 16S rRNA (adenine(1518)-N(6)/adenine(1519)-N(6))-dimethyltransferase RsmA, protein MAETIDIANPTRTQAILTQYGLHAKKKFGQNFLTDLSVLHGIVDTAEITADDYVIEIGPGIGALTEQLARRAKRVLAFEIDPQMVAVLAETLQPYDNVTVVEQDILKVDLAQMIATEFGVGARVKVVANLPYYITTPILMQLLRSNIAWDNIVVMMQREVADRLNAAVGTKAYGVLTLTVAYFAQATLAINVPATSFNPSPNVDSAVVKLTPHTPEIVVDQPERLFGVIKGSFSHRRKSLWNNMIQTYGKDAETKEKITAALAATDIAPSIRAERLDLTQFTQLYLALRAVGLTQ, encoded by the coding sequence ATGGCAGAGACAATTGATATTGCAAACCCAACCCGTACCCAAGCGATTTTGACACAATATGGGCTACACGCTAAGAAAAAGTTTGGACAGAATTTTTTAACGGATTTATCGGTATTACATGGTATCGTTGATACTGCTGAAATTACAGCAGATGATTATGTGATTGAAATCGGCCCAGGAATTGGGGCATTGACAGAACAACTTGCTCGTCGTGCCAAACGCGTTTTGGCGTTTGAAATTGACCCACAAATGGTGGCGGTATTAGCGGAAACGTTGCAACCCTATGATAATGTGACAGTCGTCGAACAAGATATTTTAAAAGTCGATCTTGCACAAATGATTGCGACTGAATTTGGTGTCGGGGCGCGGGTGAAAGTTGTCGCCAACTTGCCTTATTACATCACCACACCAATTTTGATGCAGTTACTGCGGTCTAATATTGCGTGGGATAATATTGTCGTGATGATGCAACGCGAAGTCGCTGATCGCTTAAATGCAGCGGTTGGGACAAAAGCATATGGTGTGTTGACTTTGACGGTCGCTTATTTTGCCCAAGCAACACTAGCTATTAATGTACCGGCAACATCATTTAACCCATCACCAAATGTCGATTCAGCCGTTGTGAAGCTCACACCACATACACCAGAAATCGTCGTCGATCAGCCCGAACGGCTTTTCGGTGTCATCAAAGGAAGCTTCTCACACCGTCGTAAGAGCCTGTGGAACAATATGATCCAAACTTACGGGAAAGACGCTGAAACAAAAGAAAAAATAACAGCGGCCCTTGCAGCAACTGATATTGCGCCATCTATTCGTGCAGAACGACTTGATTTGACCCAATTTACGCAGTTGTATTTGGCTTTGCGCGCCGTTGGGTTAACCCAATAA